A window of Pelomonas sp. SE-A7 genomic DNA:
CCGGCGCCGCGCCGGTACTTCAGCAGCGTGTAGGCCAGGAAGCCGTTCAGCACGACGAAGAACACGCCCGTCACCACGAAGGTGATGGTCAGCGTGTCGTCCATGTTCTTCCAGTTCGAGGCCAGCGGCAGCGCATGCCAGGGGGCGATGAAGTGGAAGATCAGCGAGCCGATCACCATCACGATCAGCACGATCACCATCAGCATGGAAAGTCTCCTTCGAAGACAGCGACGGCGCCCAGGGCGCCGTCGCGTTCACTTCCAAGCTCAGTCGCCGACCCTGCCGCGCTGGACCAGCTTCCAGTAGGTCAGCGCCGCCGTCATGCCGAACACCATGTGGCCGATCAAGCTTCCCCAGCCGCGCAGCTCGGCGATCCATGGGAAGACATTGGTCCAGCCGTACATGCTGATCACGTAGACCCCGCCACCGAACACGATGCCTATGGACTCGATCATCGAGACGCTGGACTCGTAATGGAAGCCGGCGACGATGAAGGCCAGGCACAGGGCGAACACGATGCCGAGCAGGTAGTGGGTGATCAGGGCCACGGCCACGATGCCTATGCTGAACGCGCTGTCCTGCAGGGCGCTGGGGCCCAGGACGATGGCCGCCACCAGGTGGGAGCTGCGCCAGGTGTCGCCGCTGGACATGATGGCGGACCAGACCAGGTCCAGCACCATCATCACCGCGCCGGCCACCAGGCCAGACACAACCGCCGCAGGCCAGTCCGGCATGCGGCGCTCCCACTGGTGGGGATGCATTTCGAGTTCCATGAACACCTCCCTCTATGGAGTGGTCGAACGAACAGGGAAACTGACGAATTGCGATGGGCCTCGTGGAGTCTGCTTTGTCTCTGCTGGCAGCTCCTGGCCCAGGGCTTGTCGGCCTTATACGCCCGGCCCCTGGGGGCCGCAAGCGGGCTTGCCAGCACTTGCAACACAGGCCCCAGGGAACTCCGGGCGGACCCTAGGGCAAAACCTGACCCCGAGCATCTTCCGGGCGTCAGGGCACCGGCAGCGCCGTCTCGTACTTGAGTTCGCGCAGCACCACATTGCTGCGCACGCTGGCCACGCCGGCCACCTTGAACACCTTGGATTGCAGGAACTGGTCGTAGGCCTTCATGTCGGGAGCGACCACCTTGATCACGTAGTCGGCCTCGCCGGTGATGGCCTGGCATTCGATGATCTCGGCACTGGCCCGCACCATGGCCTCGAAGGCCTCGGTCGCGCCCTCGCCGTGCCGCACCAGGCTCACATTGGCCAGCACGCAGATCGACAGGCCCAGCTTCTCGCGATCCGCCAGCGCGACATAGCGGCGTATCACGCCGCCCTCCTCCAGTTCCTTGATGCGCCGCCACACCGGCGTGGCCGACAGGCCCACCTGTTCGGCCAGGGCCTGGGTGCTCTGGCGGCAGTCCTGCTGCAGCGCCTCCAGCAGTTGCCGGGCGGCACGATCGAGGTTGCTCATCTCGAAATCCGTTGATTTAGAGATGAATATTCTCCCCGACCTCCTGGTGACCAAAGAGAAGTGATGCCCGCATCCACTGGCTGTTCCGCCCGCACAAAACGACTGATAAGATTGTTTTGATTGGTTTTGCACGCCAAGCCCGTCAGCCAGGTAGGCGCTTGCGAGTTGATCAACGTAGCAGCGTTGGGGGCAAGGCAGCCCATTGCGGGCCTCCATGCGCGAGCCGTGAACGGCGTTTGGCTGCTAGCTGGCTGCCGTGGAGGATGAATGAAACATTGGAAGTCATTGCTGCTGGTAGCTGCGCTATTCGGCACCCTTACGGCGACGGTCTTGAGCTACCTCAGCCCGCCCCTGGATTTGCACCCAGGCACTCGCTCGATGCAGACGAATGGCGGCATGCCACTGATCGGCAGTTCAAGCCCAGACGCTTTGGCGGCTGCGCGCGGGGCGCAGGACAAGTCGGCCGGGACCCCGCAAGTCGATTCACGGGCGAGCAACGCACCGAAAAGCAGCAATGGCAAGCGATCAAGCAAGGGAGAGCCCTACACCATCGATTACCCGCTGGGGCTGGCGGCCACGCTGGAACTGGCGACCCGCACATCGGACGGGCGACTGGCCTACGAGCTTGCAGGAATCCTTGGACGTTGCGCCTCGGTAGATCGGGAACTCGAGTACACGCGAAACAATCTGGGAAGGATTGCGGATTCCCAGCTGCAGTCCGCCATGGCACGGCAAACGCTCACGATGCAAAGCTTCAGCAATGAATGCGCAGCTTCGGGCATCGATTTCAACAAAGCCGAGTTGGCCATGTACGCACTGGCTGCAGCCAAGCATGTCTTTGACGCTGCTGCCTCGGCCTATCTACGAGGTAGCAAGACAACACAGATGGCCGAGCGTGTATTGCGGGACGCGCGAAATGGTTCGATCACCTCGCTCGGGATCATGGCTGCCGACAACGCTATCGCGCCGCTGGGCTTGGAGCCAGACGAAAAGGCCGCGTTCCGCGCCGCCCTGGAAATGGCAGCACGGGAAGGTCCACATGTCAGCCAGCGGGCCAAATGGATGCTGGAAATGGGTCAATCCCGACAAGAAATGGAACAGTCGTTGCTGGCCGAGGCGGCCGGGGCCAAACCGGTGAGCAAAGATGCGGTCAAGCAATATCCGCCTGCGGTCGAGGCCGAGGCACGCCGTCTTCTGGCCAAGATCTTGGAACGCAACAAAGCGCTGCAGGGCTCGGCCGGCTGAGCGGACGGACGGCCCAACGGAGGCCGGGTGGCATGAACGAGGATGATCATCTACAAATCAAATAGATAGAAGAACAATCCTCTCCATTCGTTGGACAGAACGAGGAAGAGAGCAAAGAATCTCCGCAGCCGCTGGCGAAAAATCTCCGCTCCCGGATCCACCCGCCGCCGTCATGTCCGAACCTTCGCAACTGCGCGACTACAAGCTCTCCGACAACCTGGCCGCCCACAGCGGCGCCGTCTTCCTGACCGGCACCCAAGCCCTGGTGCGGCTGCTGCTGGCACAGAAGGCGCATGACGAGCGCAACGGACTCAAGACCGCCGGCTTCGTCTCCGGCTACCGCGGCTCGCCGCTGGGCATGGTCGACCAGCAGCTCTGGAAGGCCAAGAAGTTCCTCGACGCCGCCCAGATCAATTTCCTGCCCGCCATCAACGAAGACCTGGCCGCCACGGCCTGCCTGGGCGTACAGCGCGTGGCCCTGGACCCCAAGCGCACCGTCGATGGCGTGTTCGCCATGTGGTACGGCAAGGGCCCCGGCGTGGACCGCTCGGGCGATGCGCTGAAGCACGGCAATGTCTACGGCACGGCGCCCCAGGGCGGCGTGCTGGTGGTCTGCGGCGACGACCACGGCTGCGTGTCCTCCTCCACCCCGCACCAGAGCGACCTGGCTTTGCAGGCCTGGAGCATGCCCATCGTCCACCCGGGCAATGTGGCCGAGTACCTGGAGTTCGGCCTTTATGGCTGGGCGCTCTCGCGCTTCTCGGGTGCCTGGGTCGGCTTCAAGGCGATCTCCGAGGTGGTCGAGTCGGGCATGACCGTGGACCTGGACGCGGTGCCGCTGGACTTCGAG
This region includes:
- a CDS encoding Lrp/AsnC family transcriptional regulator codes for the protein MSNLDRAARQLLEALQQDCRQSTQALAEQVGLSATPVWRRIKELEEGGVIRRYVALADREKLGLSICVLANVSLVRHGEGATEAFEAMVRASAEIIECQAITGEADYVIKVVAPDMKAYDQFLQSKVFKVAGVASVRSNVVLRELKYETALPVP